The Opitutales bacterium ASA1 genome window below encodes:
- a CDS encoding biotin/lipoyl-binding protein encodes MGSAGQARHPRLAPYPLSRYTSRPFLSPPFPSPLSKMKKTLRISFNGKSYEVVAEILGEDGAPAAAAPRSAAAPVVQASASAAPVSAAPSAPRASGAAGEIPSPLAGKVVSIDAPVGAAVKAGQTVITLEAMKMNTVISAPIDGSVAAVHVAPGDSVEEGRLLMTLR; translated from the coding sequence GTGGGGTCAGCAGGGCAGGCGCGACATCCACGCCTCGCACCGTATCCGCTGAGTCGATACACCTCTCGTCCGTTCCTCTCTCCTCCTTTTCCTTCTCCTCTTTCGAAAATGAAAAAAACGCTTCGCATCTCCTTCAACGGGAAGTCCTACGAGGTCGTCGCCGAGATCCTCGGCGAGGACGGCGCACCGGCCGCGGCCGCACCGCGTTCGGCCGCCGCACCCGTGGTCCAGGCCTCGGCCTCCGCGGCTCCCGTCTCCGCTGCGCCTTCGGCACCACGTGCTTCGGGCGCGGCCGGAGAGATCCCGAGCCCGCTCGCTGGCAAGGTCGTCTCCATCGACGCGCCCGTCGGCGCGGCGGTGAAGGCCGGCCAGACCGTCATCACGCTCGAGGCGATGAAGATGAACACCGTCATCTCCGCCCCGATCGACGGCAGTGTGGCCGCCGTGCACGTCGCCCCCGGCGACTCGGTCGAAGAAGGGCGTCTCTTGATGACCCTGCGGTAA
- a CDS encoding sodium ion-translocating decarboxylase subunit beta, giving the protein MELLYRIWETTAFDDITWQMTVMWGVVAVLLYLAVAKGFEPLLLVPIAMGALLANLPTHGVVEGMAGAGSFKPDGTGGMFYYFYQGIHLELFPPIIFLGVGALTDFGPLIANPRMLILGGAAQIGVFATVFGATLIGFSMPEAASIGIIGGADGPTSIFLTNKLAPHLLGPVAVAAYTYMSLVPLIQPPIMRLLTTQKERRIRMQTMRKVSKTEKLVFAVMVMVVCILLVPDAAALLFMLFLGNFFRECGVVERLSKAAQNEIINITTIFLGASVGITMTGERFLNLQTIGIIFMGVVAFGVSTAGGVLIAKAMNLVSKNKINPLIGSAGVSAVPMAARVSQTEGQKADPGNFLLMHAMGPNVAGVIGTALVAGYFIAALGGR; this is encoded by the coding sequence ATGGAACTGCTTTATCGCATCTGGGAGACGACCGCGTTCGACGACATCACCTGGCAGATGACGGTGATGTGGGGCGTGGTCGCCGTCCTGCTCTACCTCGCGGTGGCGAAGGGTTTCGAGCCTCTGTTGCTCGTCCCGATCGCGATGGGCGCGCTGCTCGCCAACCTGCCCACGCACGGCGTGGTCGAAGGCATGGCCGGAGCCGGTTCGTTCAAACCCGACGGGACGGGCGGGATGTTCTACTACTTCTATCAAGGCATCCACCTCGAGCTGTTTCCGCCGATCATCTTCCTCGGTGTCGGTGCTTTGACGGACTTCGGACCGCTCATTGCCAATCCCCGCATGCTCATCCTCGGCGGCGCGGCGCAGATCGGTGTGTTCGCCACCGTCTTCGGAGCGACGTTGATCGGGTTCTCGATGCCGGAGGCGGCGTCGATCGGTATCATCGGTGGCGCCGACGGTCCGACCTCGATCTTCCTCACGAACAAACTCGCGCCGCACCTGTTGGGTCCCGTGGCGGTGGCCGCTTACACCTACATGTCGCTCGTGCCGTTGATCCAGCCTCCGATCATGCGGCTGCTCACAACGCAGAAGGAGCGACGCATCCGCATGCAGACCATGCGCAAGGTCTCCAAGACCGAGAAGCTCGTCTTCGCCGTCATGGTCATGGTCGTGTGCATCCTCCTCGTGCCGGATGCGGCGGCGCTGCTCTTCATGCTCTTCCTCGGAAACTTCTTCCGTGAATGCGGCGTGGTCGAGCGACTCTCGAAGGCCGCGCAAAACGAGATCATCAACATCACCACGATCTTCCTCGGCGCCAGCGTCGGCATCACCATGACCGGCGAACGGTTCCTCAACCTGCAGACGATCGGCATCATCTTCATGGGCGTCGTCGCATTCGGGGTTTCCACCGCAGGCGGCGTGCTCATCGCCAAGGCGATGAACCTCGTCAGCAAAAACAAGATCAACCCGCTCATCGGCTCGGCCGGCGTCAGCGCGGTGCCGATGGCGGCACGCGTGAGCCAGACGGAAGGCCAAAAGGCCGATCCGGGCAACTTCCTGCTCATGCACGCCATGGGTCCGAACGTGGCCGGCGTGATCGGCACGGCTCTCGTCGCCGGCTACTTCATCGCGGCGCTCGGCGGTCGCTGA
- a CDS encoding acetyl-CoA hydrolase/transferase family protein, producing MKLPFPTLTADEAAALIDDGQTIGFSGFTPAGAAKAIPKSLAARAKAEHAAGRPFKVAVVTGASTGDSLDGELARADAISWRTPYQSNKALRDSINQGRTRFFDMHLSQLPQFVRCGFLGKFDWAVVEACDVTADGQIVLTSSVGASPSFLRAAKRVLIEVNRFHSPQLRGFHDIYEPLDPPVRQPIPIVRPSDRIGTPCVKIDPSKIAGIVETNIPDETSGFEPADAVTNRIGDNVAGFLAAEIAAGRVPRDFLPLQSGVGNIANAVLGSLGAHPGIPAFEMYSEVIQDSVVDLVRSGKIRFATGTSLTVSKDTLTAFYDDLEFYRSRILLRPQEITNNPEIVRRLGIISVNTAIELDIFGNVNSTHVMGTSLMNGIGGSGDFTRNAYISIFTCPSTAKGGKISTIVPLVSHMDHSEHSVQVVVTEQGVADLRGKDPNERARLIVEKCAHPDYRSDLLAYFEATKNGHTPQTLASAFAMHQHFLETGEMRGVKWLR from the coding sequence ATGAAACTTCCATTCCCGACCCTCACTGCCGACGAAGCGGCGGCCTTGATCGACGACGGCCAGACCATCGGTTTCAGCGGCTTCACGCCCGCCGGAGCGGCGAAGGCCATCCCGAAGTCGCTCGCGGCGCGCGCCAAAGCCGAGCATGCGGCCGGCCGGCCCTTCAAAGTCGCCGTCGTCACCGGCGCCTCCACCGGCGACTCGCTCGACGGCGAGCTGGCGCGTGCCGACGCCATCTCTTGGCGCACGCCCTACCAGAGCAACAAGGCGCTGCGCGACAGCATCAACCAGGGACGCACGCGCTTCTTCGACATGCATCTCTCGCAGTTGCCGCAATTCGTGCGCTGCGGGTTCTTGGGCAAGTTCGATTGGGCCGTGGTCGAGGCCTGCGACGTCACCGCGGACGGGCAGATCGTGCTCACCTCCTCGGTCGGCGCTTCGCCTTCGTTCCTGCGTGCGGCCAAACGCGTGCTCATCGAGGTCAATCGCTTCCACTCGCCGCAGTTGCGCGGGTTTCACGACATCTACGAGCCGCTCGATCCACCGGTGCGTCAGCCCATCCCGATCGTGCGGCCGTCGGATCGCATCGGCACGCCGTGCGTGAAGATCGATCCGTCCAAGATCGCCGGCATCGTCGAGACCAACATTCCGGACGAGACCAGCGGTTTCGAGCCGGCGGACGCGGTGACCAACCGCATCGGCGACAACGTCGCGGGCTTCCTCGCGGCCGAGATCGCGGCCGGGCGTGTGCCGCGCGACTTCCTCCCGCTCCAGTCCGGCGTGGGCAACATCGCCAACGCCGTGCTTGGTTCGCTCGGCGCGCATCCCGGCATCCCGGCCTTCGAGATGTACTCGGAAGTCATTCAGGACTCGGTCGTGGACCTCGTGCGCAGCGGCAAGATCCGCTTCGCCACGGGCACCTCGTTGACCGTGAGCAAGGACACGCTCACGGCCTTCTACGACGACCTCGAGTTCTACCGCTCGCGCATCCTCCTACGTCCGCAGGAGATCACCAACAACCCGGAGATCGTCCGCCGGCTCGGTATCATTTCCGTGAATACGGCCATCGAGCTGGACATCTTCGGCAACGTGAACTCCACGCACGTGATGGGCACGAGCCTGATGAACGGCATCGGCGGCTCCGGCGACTTCACGCGCAACGCCTACATCTCGATCTTCACGTGCCCGTCCACCGCCAAGGGCGGCAAGATCAGCACGATCGTCCCGCTCGTCTCGCACATGGACCACAGCGAGCACTCGGTGCAGGTCGTCGTGACCGAGCAAGGCGTGGCCGACCTGCGCGGCAAGGATCCCAACGAGCGTGCCCGGCTGATCGTCGAGAAGTGCGCGCATCCGGACTACCGGTCCGATCTGCTCGCCTACTTCGAGGCGACCAAGAACGGCCACACGCCGCAGACCCTCGCGTCCGCATTCGCCATGCATCAGCACTTCCTCGAGACTGGAGAGATGCGCGGCGTGAAGTGGCTGCGCTGA
- the metW gene encoding methionine biosynthesis protein MetW — protein MRVIGDWVEPGSRVLDLGCGRGVLLEYLVHSKRVEGVGVDFEFEKVAACVKRGLTAYQGDLEEFLGAFPDGHFDRVVCSRTLEELARPAVVIHEALRVGRCVTVGFVNHGFWKNRLSTLRTGRKPHNEVYRTKWSESRPANPVSVADFEAFVEEESLVVRRKVLLRGDWVTPCERWPNWLAGYAVYELGR, from the coding sequence ATGCGCGTGATCGGCGACTGGGTGGAACCCGGCAGCCGCGTGCTCGATCTCGGCTGCGGACGTGGGGTGCTGCTCGAGTACCTCGTCCATTCCAAACGCGTGGAAGGCGTGGGAGTGGATTTCGAGTTCGAGAAGGTCGCGGCCTGCGTGAAGCGCGGGCTGACCGCCTACCAAGGCGATCTCGAGGAGTTTCTCGGCGCGTTTCCGGACGGGCACTTCGACCGGGTCGTCTGTTCGCGAACGTTGGAGGAACTCGCGAGGCCCGCAGTCGTGATTCACGAAGCGTTGCGCGTGGGACGCTGCGTCACGGTGGGGTTCGTGAATCACGGCTTCTGGAAGAACCGCCTCTCGACGCTGCGCACCGGGCGCAAGCCGCACAACGAGGTCTACCGCACCAAGTGGTCCGAATCGCGGCCGGCCAATCCGGTCTCGGTGGCGGACTTCGAGGCGTTCGTGGAAGAAGAGTCGCTCGTCGTGCGCCGCAAGGTGTTGCTGCGCGGCGACTGGGTGACGCCCTGCGAGCGGTGGCCGAACTGGCTCGCGGGTTACGCCGTGTACGAGTTGGGGCGCTGA
- a CDS encoding site-2 protease family protein, whose protein sequence is MLAALDPVILTEGLIRFLILLVCLSVHEWAHAWTASKLGDPTARMAGRVTFNPISHIDPIGTLAIPLFMVFMSASGGGGFGIIGWAKPVPVDSRYFKKPVRDDILVTMAGPFSNLVLCLLAAVIGGLALRMVPEAQVASAFDLVFEFIRINALLAVFNMIPVPPLDGSHLLRHAVRMSAQTYYNFARFGFFILIVLINIPAFRQVLMVAIVTVATPFARLAVSLSGLG, encoded by the coding sequence ATGCTCGCCGCGCTCGATCCCGTCATCCTCACCGAAGGCCTCATCCGCTTCCTCATCCTCCTCGTTTGCCTCAGTGTGCACGAGTGGGCGCACGCATGGACGGCGAGCAAACTGGGCGATCCGACCGCGCGCATGGCCGGCCGCGTGACGTTCAATCCCATCTCCCACATCGATCCGATCGGCACCCTCGCCATCCCGCTGTTCATGGTCTTCATGAGCGCGTCGGGCGGCGGCGGCTTCGGCATCATCGGTTGGGCCAAACCCGTGCCGGTCGACTCGCGCTACTTCAAGAAACCCGTGCGCGACGACATCCTCGTCACGATGGCCGGGCCGTTTTCCAACCTCGTGCTCTGCCTGCTCGCCGCCGTCATCGGTGGGCTTGCCCTTCGCATGGTGCCCGAGGCCCAAGTGGCGTCCGCGTTCGATCTCGTGTTCGAGTTCATTCGGATCAACGCCCTACTGGCCGTCTTCAACATGATCCCGGTGCCGCCCCTCGACGGCTCGCACCTCCTGCGGCACGCCGTCCGGATGTCGGCCCAGACTTACTACAACTTCGCCCGCTTCGGCTTCTTCATCCTCATCGTGTTGATCAACATCCCGGCTTTCCGACAGGTGCTCATGGTCGCGATCGTGACGGTCGCCACACCGTTCGCTCGTCTCGCCGTGTCGCTCTCCGGGCTCGGATGA
- a CDS encoding MBL fold metallo-hydrolase, translated as MLRVENGRFRNLHPHPAHGFRDLLRWKLGFGTKDRPLVDRSIVPRYRPDVCMLDRARIDRPSRKHIQLTWIGHSTFLIQVAGFNFLTDPIFGRSCAPFPSWSLRRRSPLPAKIADLQPIHAVLLSHNHYDHLELRTVRRLEREVTWFVPLGNGEWFRQRKQDNFVELDWWHETDFGPLSIVCVPAQHFSARTPFDRNLTLWAGFVMRTPLGAIYFAGDSGYAPIFADIGAHLGPMAASIIPIGAYSPRWFMAPVHMNPEEAVRVHLDVRSNFSVGSHWGTFKLTDEPMAEPPIALRHALARRHVPATAFRTMRIGETLLVDPFPG; from the coding sequence ATGCTTCGCGTCGAGAACGGACGGTTTCGCAACCTCCACCCACACCCCGCCCACGGCTTCCGCGATCTGCTGCGCTGGAAGCTCGGTTTCGGGACCAAGGATCGCCCCCTCGTCGATCGGAGCATCGTGCCGCGGTATCGGCCGGACGTGTGCATGCTCGACCGCGCGCGGATCGATCGCCCCAGTCGCAAGCACATCCAGCTCACGTGGATCGGGCACTCCACCTTTTTGATCCAGGTGGCGGGTTTCAACTTCCTCACCGACCCGATCTTCGGGCGTTCGTGCGCGCCGTTTCCTTCGTGGAGTCTGCGCAGGCGGTCGCCGCTGCCGGCCAAGATCGCGGACCTGCAGCCGATCCACGCCGTGTTGCTCAGCCACAACCATTACGATCACCTCGAGCTGCGGACCGTGCGGCGTCTGGAGCGCGAGGTGACGTGGTTCGTGCCTTTGGGCAACGGCGAGTGGTTTCGCCAGCGCAAGCAAGACAACTTCGTCGAGCTCGACTGGTGGCACGAGACGGATTTCGGCCCGCTCTCGATCGTGTGCGTGCCGGCGCAGCACTTCTCGGCACGCACGCCGTTCGATCGCAACCTCACCCTCTGGGCCGGTTTCGTTATGCGCACGCCGTTGGGGGCGATCTACTTCGCGGGCGACTCGGGTTACGCGCCGATCTTTGCCGACATCGGGGCGCATCTCGGGCCGATGGCGGCGAGCATCATCCCGATCGGGGCATACTCGCCGCGGTGGTTCATGGCTCCGGTGCACATGAACCCGGAGGAAGCGGTGCGCGTGCACCTCGACGTGCGGTCGAACTTCTCCGTCGGCTCGCACTGGGGGACGTTCAAACTCACCGACGAACCGATGGCCGAGCCGCCGATCGCACTACGGCACGCGCTCGCGCGGCGCCATGTGCCCGCGACGGCGTTCCGGACCATGCGTATCGGCGAGACGCTTCTCGTGGATCCGTTTCCGGGCTGA
- a CDS encoding Gfo/Idh/MocA family oxidoreductase, translating into MNIAVIGAGAIGLHHIEGYKQHPAARVVALAETSPERGREAADKYGIPEVVTDYRDLLQREDIQVFSIALPNYLHAPVSIEALEAGKHVMLDKPMATNAADAARIVALAEEKKLHFMVGQNMRFNGAAQAVRKLVREGALGEVYHAKAVWQRRAGIPRLGSWFTQTKFAGGGATYDIGVHVLDLALHLMDDFDAVSVSGQTFAKFGPRGLGEGGWGKSEVNPDRPFDVDDFCVALIKLRSGRTIQLEVSWAAAMEVGDINGVQLFGTDGGAATNPPRAYRAGVAGYEITQLTPLAPFVNENRAVHFVDVVLGKEQVYVSPRESLAVQRILDGIYESAKTGREVRLD; encoded by the coding sequence GTGAACATCGCGGTGATCGGGGCGGGCGCCATCGGCCTGCACCACATCGAAGGTTACAAGCAACACCCGGCGGCCCGCGTGGTCGCGCTGGCCGAAACCAGTCCCGAGCGCGGGCGCGAGGCGGCGGACAAGTACGGCATCCCCGAGGTCGTCACCGACTACCGTGACTTGTTGCAGCGGGAAGATATCCAGGTGTTCAGCATCGCGTTGCCCAATTATCTCCACGCGCCCGTGAGCATCGAAGCGCTCGAGGCCGGCAAGCACGTGATGCTCGACAAGCCGATGGCGACCAACGCGGCCGACGCGGCCCGGATCGTCGCGCTCGCGGAGGAGAAGAAGCTGCACTTCATGGTGGGCCAGAACATGCGCTTCAACGGTGCCGCCCAAGCCGTGCGCAAGCTTGTGCGCGAGGGCGCGTTGGGCGAGGTCTACCACGCCAAGGCCGTATGGCAGCGCCGCGCGGGTATCCCGCGATTGGGCAGTTGGTTCACGCAAACCAAGTTCGCCGGCGGCGGTGCGACTTACGACATCGGCGTGCACGTGCTCGATCTCGCGTTGCACCTGATGGACGACTTCGACGCCGTTTCGGTCTCGGGACAGACCTTCGCGAAGTTCGGTCCGCGCGGGTTGGGCGAAGGCGGTTGGGGCAAATCGGAAGTGAACCCCGACCGGCCGTTCGACGTGGACGATTTCTGCGTGGCGTTGATCAAGCTGCGCAGTGGGCGCACGATTCAGCTCGAGGTCTCGTGGGCCGCAGCGATGGAGGTCGGGGACATCAACGGCGTGCAACTCTTCGGCACCGACGGAGGCGCCGCGACCAACCCGCCGCGCGCCTACCGGGCGGGCGTGGCGGGTTACGAGATCACGCAACTGACGCCGCTCGCACCGTTCGTGAACGAGAACCGCGCCGTCCACTTCGTCGACGTGGTGCTCGGCAAGGAGCAAGTCTACGTGTCGCCACGCGAGTCGCTCGCGGTCCAGCGCATCCTCGACGGTATCTACGAGTCGGCCAAGACCGGACGCGAAGTGCGTCTGGATTGA
- a CDS encoding peroxiredoxin yields MKSRILATLFGLSLAGTARAEPIDVGTPAPVVSSIDQDGKPVALADIYAKGPVLVFFYPKADTPGCTAQACSLRDEFETLTDKGVRVVGVSTDSVAAQKAFKEKHNLPYTLLADENKAVINGFGVPTGMMGFASRQAFLVKDGVVVWRDLKASTKQQAADVLAALETLKTSGGA; encoded by the coding sequence ATGAAATCCCGGATTCTCGCCACCTTGTTCGGACTCTCCCTCGCCGGCACCGCGCGCGCCGAGCCCATAGATGTCGGCACCCCCGCCCCCGTCGTCTCCTCGATCGATCAGGACGGAAAGCCCGTCGCGTTGGCCGACATATACGCCAAGGGACCGGTGCTGGTCTTCTTCTACCCGAAGGCCGATACACCCGGCTGCACCGCCCAAGCCTGCAGCCTGCGCGACGAGTTCGAGACGCTCACCGACAAAGGGGTGCGCGTCGTCGGCGTTAGCACCGATTCGGTCGCCGCGCAGAAGGCGTTCAAGGAAAAGCACAACCTGCCCTACACGCTCCTCGCCGACGAAAACAAAGCCGTGATCAACGGTTTCGGCGTGCCCACCGGCATGATGGGCTTCGCCAGCCGGCAGGCGTTTTTGGTCAAGGACGGCGTCGTCGTGTGGCGCGACCTGAAAGCTTCGACCAAACAACAAGCCGCCGACGTGCTCGCCGCGTTGGAGACGTTGAAGACCTCCGGCGGCGCCTAG
- a CDS encoding RsmB/NOP family class I SAM-dependent RNA methyltransferase, producing the protein MPGARAAADVAAEVIREVGQSGRPADRVLRDFLKREGIHGRAGGEAAALVFAWYRWCGMLERFRPDARGLARAAELDERFRRDPARIESGALARGAVPAWVHEEVAVSETWIRALQTPPALWLRVRPGAATELATALPELLPPRFPSLPEAVVYPGRTDLFRTEAFERGLFEIQDVASQAVGHACAARPGETWWDACAGEGGKMLHLAAMMENRGLVWASDRSERRLEVLRRRAARAGVFNYRSVLWSDDARAPTRTRFDGVLVDAPCSGIGTWGRNPHARWTTALGDVRELASVQERLLALAATSVKPGGRLVYAVCTLARSETDAVADRFESSVEGFVPEPWPSPFAGAEAVPTARHAWWPQETGGNGMFVARWRRESR; encoded by the coding sequence GTGCCGGGAGCACGTGCCGCGGCGGACGTCGCCGCCGAAGTGATCCGCGAGGTGGGGCAGAGCGGCCGGCCGGCGGACCGGGTCTTGCGCGATTTTCTGAAACGCGAGGGCATCCACGGCCGCGCCGGAGGAGAGGCGGCCGCGCTCGTCTTCGCGTGGTACAGGTGGTGCGGAATGTTGGAACGCTTCCGACCCGACGCGCGCGGCCTCGCACGCGCCGCCGAACTCGACGAACGCTTCCGCCGCGACCCCGCCCGCATCGAGAGCGGCGCGCTGGCGCGCGGTGCCGTCCCGGCCTGGGTGCACGAAGAGGTCGCAGTCTCCGAAACATGGATACGCGCATTGCAGACGCCGCCGGCCTTGTGGCTGCGCGTGCGTCCGGGGGCCGCGACCGAGCTTGCGACGGCGTTGCCCGAACTGCTCCCGCCGCGCTTCCCGTCGTTGCCCGAGGCGGTGGTGTATCCGGGGCGCACCGATCTCTTCCGCACCGAGGCGTTCGAGCGGGGACTCTTCGAGATCCAGGACGTGGCTTCGCAGGCCGTCGGGCACGCTTGTGCGGCACGACCGGGGGAGACGTGGTGGGACGCGTGCGCAGGCGAGGGCGGCAAGATGCTCCACCTCGCCGCGATGATGGAAAACCGAGGTCTCGTCTGGGCGAGCGACCGATCCGAGCGGCGCCTCGAAGTGCTTCGTCGTCGTGCGGCCCGAGCCGGAGTCTTCAACTACCGTTCCGTCCTCTGGAGCGACGACGCTCGAGCGCCCACGCGCACGAGATTCGACGGCGTACTCGTCGACGCGCCGTGCTCGGGGATCGGCACGTGGGGACGCAACCCGCACGCCCGCTGGACGACCGCGCTCGGCGACGTGCGCGAACTCGCCTCCGTCCAAGAGCGACTCCTCGCGCTCGCCGCGACATCGGTCAAGCCCGGCGGTCGCCTCGTCTACGCAGTGTGCACGCTCGCGAGATCGGAGACGGATGCGGTGGCCGATCGCTTCGAGTCCAGCGTAGAGGGTTTCGTCCCGGAGCCGTGGCCCAGCCCGTTTGCCGGTGCCGAAGCGGTGCCTACTGCGCGTCACGCATGGTGGCCGCAGGAGACGGGTGGCAACGGTATGTTCGTCGCCCGCTGGCGCAGGGAATCCCGTTGA
- a CDS encoding FIST C-terminal domain-containing protein — protein sequence MNQPPHSVVGHWSGPWDEEGLVEFAADLRRRLGSRSVTFGLIFLAPELAGRAVEVLELVRVHARVPVLAGCSSLGLVVGGREIENATGLVLALHALPGARAVAVPFSRASEATAVARSVLPDGFEPAGWLAFLEPFRTDSEDWIEGWQAAFPRQPVYGGLATGSGDEPVAQVYCDGRVLDTGGVALGVSGIRMLGAVAQGCTPVGETWTITRTDGNVIHRIGNRPAVAVLSETFESLDEETRQRSRGGLFAGLAVDEYVEEHERGDFLVRNLIGADSDSGALAVAASPRSGQTIRFQIRDAAAADEELRHVLGRLRDAVGRARVYGGCLSVCMGRGRTFFGESDHDAALVRQIVGPVEVGGFFGAGEFGPVGSRSWVHGYTASLVLFVGDESKPEEDL from the coding sequence GTGAACCAACCTCCGCACAGCGTCGTCGGCCACTGGTCCGGACCGTGGGACGAAGAAGGCCTCGTCGAATTCGCCGCCGATCTGCGCCGCAGGCTAGGGAGCCGCTCGGTCACGTTCGGCTTGATCTTCCTCGCGCCGGAACTCGCCGGGCGCGCCGTCGAGGTGCTGGAACTGGTGCGCGTCCACGCGCGCGTGCCGGTGCTCGCGGGTTGCTCCAGCCTTGGACTCGTCGTCGGTGGACGAGAGATCGAAAACGCGACCGGGCTCGTGCTCGCGCTCCACGCTTTACCGGGTGCGCGTGCCGTCGCCGTACCGTTCTCGCGTGCGAGCGAAGCGACCGCCGTCGCACGCAGCGTTCTCCCGGACGGCTTCGAACCCGCGGGTTGGCTCGCGTTTCTCGAACCGTTCCGCACCGATTCCGAGGATTGGATCGAGGGCTGGCAGGCGGCCTTTCCGCGACAACCCGTCTACGGCGGCCTCGCCACCGGCTCGGGCGACGAGCCCGTCGCCCAAGTGTATTGCGATGGTCGCGTGCTCGATACCGGCGGCGTCGCGCTCGGTGTATCCGGGATTCGGATGCTCGGTGCCGTCGCTCAAGGCTGCACGCCCGTCGGCGAGACGTGGACGATCACGCGTACCGACGGCAACGTCATCCACCGCATCGGCAATCGGCCCGCGGTGGCCGTGCTCTCCGAGACCTTCGAGTCCCTCGACGAGGAGACGCGCCAACGCAGTCGCGGAGGCCTGTTCGCGGGACTCGCCGTCGACGAGTACGTCGAGGAGCACGAACGCGGCGACTTTCTCGTCCGCAACCTCATCGGCGCCGATTCGGACAGCGGCGCGCTCGCCGTCGCCGCCTCACCCCGATCGGGGCAGACGATCCGCTTCCAGATCCGCGACGCGGCTGCGGCGGACGAAGAGTTGCGGCACGTCCTCGGTCGTCTGCGCGACGCGGTCGGTCGCGCGCGCGTCTACGGCGGCTGCCTTTCCGTTTGCATGGGACGTGGTCGCACCTTCTTCGGCGAGAGCGATCACGACGCCGCACTCGTCCGTCAGATCGTGGGGCCGGTGGAAGTGGGCGGATTCTTCGGCGCGGGCGAGTTCGGTCCGGTCGGTTCCCGCAGTTGGGTGCACGGCTACACCGCGTCGCTCGTCCTCTTCGTCGGAGACGAGTCCAAGCCGGAGGAAGATTTGTAG
- a CDS encoding asparaginase domain-containing protein: MEADIHVLTTGGTIDKVYFDRLSEYQIGEPQIGQVLREVHVAFSWEIESILRKDSLELTDADRALVRERVAASRCRRILVTHGTDTMCETARALGGLPDRTIVLTGSLAPAVFKSSDAVFNIGFALACVQTLPPGVYIAMNGRVFDPWKTRKNRAANVFETIPDDPGAPRSDRA, translated from the coding sequence GTGGAAGCGGACATACACGTCCTCACGACCGGCGGTACGATCGACAAGGTCTACTTCGACCGGTTGAGCGAGTACCAGATCGGCGAGCCACAGATCGGCCAAGTGCTCCGCGAGGTGCACGTCGCCTTCTCGTGGGAGATCGAGTCCATCCTGCGCAAGGACAGCCTCGAGTTGACCGACGCCGACCGTGCGCTCGTCCGCGAGCGCGTCGCCGCCTCGCGTTGCCGGCGCATCCTCGTCACGCACGGCACGGACACGATGTGCGAGACCGCGCGTGCGCTGGGCGGTTTGCCGGACCGCACCATCGTGCTCACCGGCTCTCTTGCACCGGCGGTGTTCAAGTCGAGCGACGCCGTCTTCAACATCGGCTTCGCGCTCGCATGCGTGCAGACCCTCCCGCCCGGCGTCTACATCGCGATGAACGGTCGCGTGTTCGATCCGTGGAAGACGCGCAAGAACAGAGCGGCCAACGTCTTCGAGACGATCCCGGATGATCCGGGCGCTCCGCGTTCCGATCGGGCGTGA